A region of Ramlibacter agri DNA encodes the following proteins:
- a CDS encoding CsgG/HfaB family protein, producing the protein MIKTFSTSTVLLGALLALGGCSTLPSQQFAPDEAPVVVGPAPRANVTSIEPSLACLAETLRSWHAPVLGVAVGDVKDYTGKFSQTEGSEITQGGALMVYSALGKLGETVRVHERFDTRIAELELAYTDRRQLGDGQRHDIEQGKPAVPWLPYFGGSILKSDYYIVGGITELNYNIASGGIEADIAGYNAKARTYSMNVGVDLRIVDTRTLAVVKTVSLQKHVIGEEVGAGIYRFFGSRLVDLNAGSKKQEPLQLGVRATLEQGVIELVAAVTKVDASPCTGAQPAPAPAPAKPRAAANTVPAAAAPAPQGTQSGLAPQNATGADAAGQQLVAFDINSSTIAPRAQGVLDALAQEAGAGRNLTVQLLARDTEQLPPQQLADLIEQRVRAVSDALAAKGVTPGRIRVSWRATRIDASVPRIGAGYVAVATVVIGS; encoded by the coding sequence GTGATCAAGACCTTCAGCACGTCCACCGTGCTGTTGGGGGCCCTGCTCGCCCTCGGCGGCTGCAGCACGCTCCCTTCACAGCAGTTTGCCCCCGACGAAGCCCCCGTCGTCGTCGGCCCGGCGCCCCGCGCCAACGTGACCTCCATCGAGCCGTCCCTGGCCTGCCTGGCCGAGACGCTGCGCAGCTGGCACGCGCCCGTGCTGGGCGTGGCCGTCGGCGACGTCAAGGACTACACCGGCAAGTTCAGCCAGACCGAAGGCAGCGAGATCACCCAGGGCGGCGCCCTGATGGTGTACTCCGCGCTCGGCAAGCTGGGCGAGACCGTGCGGGTGCACGAGCGCTTCGACACGCGCATCGCCGAACTGGAACTGGCCTACACCGACCGCCGCCAGCTGGGCGACGGCCAGCGCCATGACATCGAGCAGGGCAAGCCCGCCGTGCCGTGGCTGCCGTACTTCGGCGGCTCCATCCTCAAGTCCGACTACTACATCGTCGGCGGCATCACCGAGCTGAACTACAACATCGCCTCCGGCGGCATCGAGGCCGACATCGCCGGCTACAACGCCAAGGCCCGCACCTACAGCATGAACGTGGGCGTGGACCTGCGCATCGTCGACACCCGCACGCTGGCGGTGGTCAAGACGGTGAGCCTGCAGAAGCACGTGATCGGCGAGGAAGTCGGCGCCGGCATCTACCGCTTCTTCGGTTCGCGCCTGGTCGACCTCAACGCCGGTTCCAAGAAGCAGGAGCCGCTGCAGCTGGGCGTGCGCGCCACGCTGGAGCAGGGCGTCATCGAGCTGGTCGCCGCCGTCACCAAGGTCGACGCGTCGCCCTGCACCGGCGCGCAGCCGGCTCCGGCCCCCGCACCCGCCAAGCCGCGCGCCGCCGCGAACACCGTGCCCGCCGCGGCAGCGCCCGCGCCGCAAGGCACGCAAAGCGGCCTTGCCCCGCAGAACGCGACCGGCGCCGACGCCGCCGGCCAGCAGCTCGTGGCCTTCGACATCAACAGCAGCACCATCGCGCCGCGGGCGCAGGGCGTGCTGGACGCGCTGGCGCAGGAAGCCGGCGCCGGCCGCAACCTCACCGTGCAACTGCTGGCGCGCGACACCGAACAACTGCCGCCGCAACAGCTGGCCGACCTGATCGAGCAGCGCGTGCGCGCCGTCAGCGACGCGCTGGCCGCCAAGGGCGTGACCCCCGGGCGCATCCGCGTGAGCTGGCGCGCCACCCGCATCGACGCCAGCGTGCCGCGCATCGGCGCCGGCTACGTGGCGGTCGCCACCGTCGTCATCGGCTCTTGA
- a CDS encoding response regulator transcription factor — MPTAALRVVLADDHDLVRSALQALLLSIPGVQVTGEARDGIELLALLESAPADLVLTDISMPRMDGIEATAQIRARFPGVKVLAVSMYDSADFVQRAVGAGACGYLMKQASPAELAEALRSIVATGSYFSAPVARLLMQPTERAADDDLTGRQLEVLKCIAGGLSAKEIAFRLGLSRKTVDVHRARIMDRLQVSDVASLTRYALRQGLIAQ; from the coding sequence TTGCCCACCGCTGCCTTGCGGGTCGTGCTTGCCGACGACCACGACCTCGTCCGCTCGGCCCTCCAGGCCTTGCTCCTCTCCATTCCCGGCGTCCAGGTCACCGGCGAAGCGCGTGACGGCATCGAGCTGCTCGCGCTGCTCGAATCCGCGCCGGCCGACCTGGTGCTCACCGACATCTCGATGCCCCGCATGGACGGCATCGAGGCGACGGCGCAGATCCGCGCGCGCTTCCCGGGCGTGAAGGTGCTCGCCGTGTCCATGTACGACAGCGCGGACTTCGTCCAGCGCGCCGTGGGCGCCGGCGCCTGCGGCTACCTGATGAAGCAGGCGAGTCCCGCGGAGCTCGCCGAAGCGCTGCGTTCGATCGTGGCGACCGGCAGCTACTTCAGCGCCCCGGTGGCGCGACTGCTGATGCAGCCTACCGAGCGCGCGGCCGACGACGACCTGACCGGCCGCCAGCTCGAAGTGCTGAAGTGCATCGCCGGCGGCCTGTCGGCCAAGGAGATCGCCTTCCGCCTCGGCCTGAGCCGCAAGACGGTGGACGTGCACCGTGCCCGCATCATGGACCGCCTGCAGGTGAGCGACGTCGCCAGCCTGACGCGCTACGCCCTGCGCCAGGGGCTGATCGCGCAATGA
- a CDS encoding SDR family oxidoreductase: MNLHGKTLFITGASRGIGLAIATRAARDGANVVIAAKTSDPNPKLPGTIHSAAEEIRAAGGQALPLQVDIREEGQVLAAVKQAVEAFGGIDILVNNASAISLTGTEQTPIKRYDLMNQINARGTFLCTQACLPELKKSAAAGRNPHVLTMSPPLSMKTRWFAPHTAYTMAKYGMSMCTLGHAGEFRQYGIAVNSLWPRTAIATAALQMIPGVDLARCRKPEILADAAYFILTSDAKDVANSGNFFIDDELLGRHGVTDLERYSVTPGTRDFIPDFFVD; encoded by the coding sequence ATGAACCTGCACGGCAAGACCCTCTTCATCACCGGTGCCTCCCGCGGCATCGGCCTGGCCATCGCGACGCGCGCGGCGCGCGATGGCGCCAACGTCGTGATCGCGGCCAAGACTTCGGATCCCAATCCCAAGCTGCCCGGCACCATCCACAGCGCGGCGGAGGAAATCCGCGCCGCCGGCGGCCAGGCGCTGCCGCTGCAGGTGGACATCCGCGAGGAGGGGCAGGTGCTCGCCGCCGTGAAGCAGGCCGTGGAAGCCTTCGGCGGCATCGACATCCTGGTCAACAACGCCAGCGCGATCAGCCTCACCGGCACCGAGCAGACGCCGATCAAGCGCTACGACCTGATGAACCAGATCAACGCGCGCGGCACCTTCCTGTGCACGCAGGCCTGCCTGCCGGAGCTGAAGAAGTCGGCCGCGGCCGGCCGCAACCCGCACGTGCTGACCATGTCGCCGCCGCTGTCGATGAAGACCAGGTGGTTCGCGCCGCACACGGCCTACACGATGGCCAAGTACGGCATGAGCATGTGCACCCTGGGCCATGCCGGCGAGTTCCGCCAGTACGGCATCGCCGTCAACAGCCTGTGGCCGCGCACCGCCATTGCCACCGCCGCCTTGCAGATGATCCCCGGCGTCGACCTCGCGCGCTGCCGCAAGCCGGAGATCCTGGCCGACGCGGCTTACTTCATCCTCACGTCCGACGCGAAGGACGTCGCCAACAGCGGCAACTTCTTCATCGACGACGAACTGCTGGGGCGCCACGGCGTGACGGACCTGGAGCGCTACTCCGTGACGCCGGGCACGCGGGATTTCATTCCCGATTTCTTCGTGGACTGA
- a CDS encoding SDR family oxidoreductase, whose protein sequence is MPDRNPVAVVIGAGDATGGAIARRFARGGYSVCATRRNADKLQPLLEQIRADGGQAHGFGSDAREEDEVVALFRKIEDEIGPIEVFVFNIGANVPTSILEETARKYYKVWEMACFAGFLTAREAAKRMVTRGKGTILFTGATASLRGGANFAAFAGAKHALRALAQSMARELGPRGIHVAHVVIDGAIDTAFIRDNFPERYALKEKEGILQPEHIADSYWMLHSQPRDAWTHELDLRPWMEKF, encoded by the coding sequence ATGCCCGATCGGAACCCGGTTGCGGTGGTGATAGGCGCGGGCGACGCCACCGGCGGCGCCATCGCGCGCCGCTTCGCCCGCGGCGGCTACTCCGTCTGCGCCACGCGCCGCAACGCCGACAAGCTGCAGCCCTTGCTGGAACAGATCCGCGCCGACGGCGGCCAGGCCCATGGCTTCGGCTCCGACGCGCGCGAAGAGGATGAAGTCGTCGCGCTGTTCCGGAAGATCGAGGACGAGATCGGGCCCATCGAGGTCTTCGTCTTCAACATCGGCGCCAACGTTCCGACCAGCATCCTCGAAGAGACGGCGCGCAAGTACTACAAGGTCTGGGAGATGGCCTGCTTCGCCGGCTTCCTGACGGCGCGCGAAGCAGCGAAGCGCATGGTCACGCGCGGCAAGGGCACCATCCTCTTCACCGGCGCGACGGCGTCGCTGCGCGGCGGCGCCAACTTCGCGGCCTTCGCCGGCGCCAAGCACGCCTTGCGCGCGCTGGCGCAAAGCATGGCGCGCGAGCTGGGCCCGCGCGGCATCCACGTGGCGCATGTCGTCATCGACGGCGCCATCGACACGGCCTTCATCCGGGACAACTTCCCGGAGCGCTATGCACTGAAGGAAAAAGAAGGCATCCTCCAGCCCGAACACATCGCCGACAGCTACTGGATGCTGCACAGCCAGCCGCGCGATGCCTGGACCCACGAACTCGACTTGCGCCCCTGGATGGAGAAATTCTGA
- a CDS encoding 2-hydroxychromene-2-carboxylate isomerase, whose protein sequence is MASKTVEFWFDLGSPAAYLAWTQLPALARETGSAVVHRPFLLGGVFQATGNRSPAEVPAKGRYMMDDLRRFARRYGVPFDSNPHFPINTLTLMRGALGLQMREPDRMPAYVDAIYRAIWVEGRNMGEPAVVGRVLQEAGFDPQRLLALAGDPEVKEQLKAVTQDAVQRGVFGAPTFFVGEQMFWGQDRLDFVKEALQ, encoded by the coding sequence ATGGCTTCGAAGACCGTGGAGTTCTGGTTCGACCTCGGCAGCCCCGCCGCCTACCTGGCGTGGACGCAACTGCCGGCGCTGGCACGCGAAACCGGCAGCGCCGTGGTGCATCGCCCCTTCCTGCTGGGCGGCGTGTTCCAGGCCACGGGCAACCGTTCGCCGGCGGAAGTCCCCGCCAAGGGCCGCTACATGATGGACGACCTGCGCCGCTTCGCTCGCCGCTACGGCGTCCCCTTCGACTCCAACCCGCACTTCCCGATCAACACGCTGACCTTGATGCGCGGTGCGCTGGGCCTGCAGATGCGCGAGCCCGATCGCATGCCGGCCTACGTCGATGCGATCTATCGCGCCATCTGGGTGGAGGGCCGCAACATGGGCGAGCCCGCCGTCGTCGGCCGCGTGCTGCAGGAAGCCGGCTTCGACCCGCAGCGCTTGCTGGCGCTGGCGGGCGACCCGGAAGTGAAGGAGCAGCTGAAGGCGGTGACGCAGGACGCGGTACAACGCGGGGTATTCGGCGCGCCGACCTTCTTCGTCGGCGAGCAGATGTTCTGGGGCCAGGACCGGCTCGATTTCGTCAAGGAAGCATTGCAATGA
- a CDS encoding acyl-CoA thioesterase → MSEAPHPFDTAIALQAEGGAFHGSTSPAYANMIGPYGGITAAQALAAILQHPDRLGEPIAFTINFAAALADGAFEIRPRAARTNRSTQHWTLEIVQGDGVVATATAVTATRRETWSGHEAEMPEVPRPLDVPRTPRRGVEWLNRYDMRFLAGFIPRDWKGQETDDSLTRLWVRDDPPRPLDFASLTAAADVFFPRVWLRRATFTPIGTVSMSVYFHATSEQLQATGDGWLLVQAKGQGFGGGYFDHSGQLWNEAGELLATTHQVVYFKE, encoded by the coding sequence ATGAGCGAAGCACCGCACCCTTTCGACACCGCGATCGCGCTGCAAGCCGAAGGCGGCGCCTTCCACGGCAGCACCAGCCCCGCCTACGCCAACATGATCGGCCCCTACGGCGGCATCACGGCGGCCCAGGCGCTCGCGGCCATCCTGCAGCACCCGGACCGGCTGGGCGAGCCCATCGCCTTCACCATCAACTTCGCCGCGGCGCTGGCCGACGGCGCTTTCGAGATCCGGCCGCGCGCCGCCCGCACCAACCGCTCGACGCAGCACTGGACGCTGGAGATCGTGCAAGGCGACGGCGTGGTCGCCACCGCCACCGCCGTAACGGCGACGCGCCGCGAGACCTGGAGCGGCCACGAAGCCGAGATGCCCGAGGTGCCGCGCCCGCTGGACGTGCCGCGCACCCCGCGCCGCGGCGTCGAATGGCTGAACCGCTACGACATGCGCTTCCTCGCCGGCTTCATCCCGCGCGACTGGAAAGGGCAGGAGACGGACGACAGCCTGACGCGGCTGTGGGTGCGCGACGATCCGCCGCGTCCGCTGGACTTCGCTTCGCTCACCGCCGCCGCCGACGTCTTCTTCCCGCGCGTGTGGCTGCGCCGCGCCACCTTCACGCCCATCGGCACCGTGTCGATGAGCGTCTATTTCCACGCCACCTCCGAGCAGCTGCAGGCCACCGGCGACGGCTGGCTGCTGGTGCAGGCCAAGGGCCAGGGCTTCGGTGGCGGCTATTTCGACCACAGCGGGCAGCTGTGGAACGAGGCGGGCGAACTGCTCGCCACCACGCACCAGGTCGTCTACTTCAAGGAGTAA
- a CDS encoding enoyl-CoA hydratase: MSDIRVHAEAGVMTITFNRAERKNSITAAMYGMLADALAAAQADANVRVVVLQGSETIFSAGNDINDFLNNPPAGAESPVSRFLRGIATFPKPLLACVCGPAVGIGTTMLFHCDLVYAGDNAAFSMPFVNLGLCPEAASSLLVPQMLGYHRAAEALLLGEPFMAEAALEVGLVNRVLPPTEAHGYAQAQARKLAAKPLSALIETKRLMKAGKQEAVLARMDEEGAVFGRMLREPAAREAFTAFMEKRRPDFSKV; the protein is encoded by the coding sequence ATGAGCGACATCCGTGTCCACGCCGAAGCCGGCGTGATGACCATCACCTTCAACCGCGCGGAGCGCAAGAATTCCATCACGGCTGCCATGTACGGCATGCTGGCCGACGCGCTCGCCGCCGCGCAGGCCGATGCCAACGTGCGCGTGGTGGTGCTGCAAGGCAGCGAGACCATCTTCTCGGCCGGCAACGACATCAACGATTTCCTGAACAACCCGCCGGCGGGCGCGGAGTCGCCGGTGTCCCGCTTCCTGCGCGGCATCGCCACCTTCCCGAAGCCGCTGCTGGCCTGCGTCTGCGGGCCCGCGGTGGGCATCGGCACCACGATGCTGTTCCACTGCGACCTGGTCTACGCCGGCGACAACGCGGCGTTCTCCATGCCCTTCGTGAACCTCGGCCTGTGTCCGGAAGCGGCGTCCAGCCTGCTGGTGCCGCAGATGCTGGGCTACCACCGCGCGGCCGAAGCGCTGCTGCTCGGGGAACCCTTCATGGCCGAGGCCGCCCTCGAAGTGGGCCTGGTCAACCGCGTGCTGCCGCCCACCGAAGCGCACGGCTATGCGCAGGCGCAGGCGAGGAAGCTGGCGGCCAAGCCGCTGTCGGCGCTGATCGAGACCAAGCGCCTGATGAAGGCCGGCAAGCAGGAAGCCGTGCTGGCCCGCATGGACGAAGAAGGCGCGGTCTTCGGCCGCATGCTGCGCGAACCCGCCGCGCGCGAGGCCTTCACGGCCTTCATGGAAAAGCGGCGTCCCGATTTCAGCAAGGTCTGA
- a CDS encoding sensor histidine kinase — MSAGPASREGACDGEVEELLDSIRRAKGRLRELLVERETQLRMAARLASVGAWRVVLAPLRFLPSAEWLRLLAQGTDGAVSLTGALRLFPRPARRTLLAHVRDGLRGHAGFDLVVPARTLAGERIHLRLIAEPEFDATGALAALHGACQDVTEQVAREREATGLALRLANTVESITDGLLSLDRDWRVTYVNAAAERILRCRREPMAGQVLWQVFPHAVGGVFHHECEQALAENRPRVFQSFLEGLGIWLEVRAYPTGQGLAVYFTDVTQQRLLQEELARHQRGLEQLVQERTQELRNANDELAAFTMAVAHDLRAPLAAIEGFSRALQERLPAHDDRAQHYADRTAAGVERMGDMIDALLALSRVGQTPLERRPIDLSALAAEVVEQLRAADPLRQIKVEITPGLQASADPRLLRTVLENLLGNAWKFTRRTAGARIRFGLAGDGAFCVADNGAGFDLAYAHKLFTPFQRFHAQEDFPGTGVGLAAVRRVIQRHGGTISAESAAGEGATFHFTLAPAG, encoded by the coding sequence ATGAGCGCCGGGCCGGCCAGCCGCGAGGGCGCCTGCGATGGCGAGGTCGAGGAACTGCTGGACAGCATCCGGCGCGCCAAGGGCCGCCTGCGCGAACTGCTGGTCGAACGCGAAACGCAGCTGCGCATGGCGGCGCGCCTGGCCTCGGTGGGCGCGTGGCGGGTGGTGCTGGCGCCCCTGCGCTTCCTGCCTTCGGCGGAATGGCTGCGCCTGCTGGCGCAGGGCACGGATGGCGCCGTCTCGCTGACCGGCGCGCTGCGCCTGTTCCCGCGGCCGGCGCGGCGTACGCTGCTCGCGCACGTGCGCGACGGACTGCGCGGCCACGCCGGCTTCGATCTCGTGGTGCCTGCCCGCACCCTCGCCGGCGAGCGCATCCACCTGCGCCTGATCGCCGAGCCCGAGTTCGACGCTACGGGTGCGCTGGCGGCGCTGCATGGCGCCTGCCAGGACGTCACCGAACAGGTGGCGCGGGAGCGCGAGGCCACCGGCCTGGCGCTGCGGCTCGCCAACACCGTGGAGAGCATCACCGACGGCCTGCTGAGCCTGGACCGCGACTGGCGCGTCACTTACGTCAACGCGGCGGCCGAACGCATCCTGCGCTGCCGCCGTGAACCGATGGCGGGCCAGGTGCTGTGGCAGGTGTTTCCCCACGCGGTGGGCGGCGTCTTCCACCATGAGTGCGAGCAGGCGCTGGCGGAGAACCGGCCGCGCGTGTTCCAGTCCTTCCTGGAAGGGCTCGGCATCTGGCTGGAAGTGCGCGCCTATCCGACGGGGCAGGGGCTGGCGGTCTACTTCACCGACGTCACGCAGCAGCGGCTGCTGCAGGAGGAACTGGCGCGCCACCAGCGCGGCCTGGAGCAGCTGGTGCAGGAGCGAACGCAGGAACTGCGCAACGCCAACGATGAACTCGCCGCCTTCACCATGGCCGTCGCGCACGACCTGCGGGCGCCGCTCGCGGCCATCGAAGGCTTCAGCCGCGCATTGCAGGAGCGGCTGCCGGCGCACGACGACCGGGCGCAGCACTATGCCGATCGGACCGCTGCGGGGGTGGAACGCATGGGCGACATGATCGACGCGCTGCTGGCGCTTTCCCGCGTGGGGCAGACGCCGCTGGAGCGGCGCCCCATCGACTTGAGCGCGCTGGCCGCGGAGGTGGTGGAACAGCTGCGCGCGGCCGACCCGCTGCGGCAGATCAAGGTGGAGATCACGCCGGGCCTGCAGGCCAGCGCCGACCCGCGCCTGCTGCGCACCGTGCTGGAGAACCTGCTGGGCAACGCCTGGAAATTCACCCGGCGGACGGCCGGCGCGCGAATCAGGTTCGGGCTGGCCGGCGACGGCGCCTTCTGCGTCGCCGACAACGGCGCGGGCTTCGATCTCGCCTATGCGCACAAGCTGTTCACGCCATTCCAGCGCTTCCATGCGCAGGAGGACTTCCCGGGCACCGGCGTCGGGCTGGCCGCCGTGCGCCGGGTGATCCAGCGCCACGGCGGCACGATCAGCGCGGAGTCGGCGGCGGGAGAGGGCGCCACGTTCCATTTCACGCTGGCGCCGGCGGGCTGA